Proteins co-encoded in one Bacillus infantis NRRL B-14911 genomic window:
- the resB gene encoding cytochrome c biogenesis protein ResB gives MKEVKCECGHLNPHGTILCESCGKVLEEQAKDKKLIDMRYEGTARRSQTYNKTFVDKIWNFFSSVKVGVWIIVLTLIASAMGTILPQEMYIPPTMPAAEYYEDQYGWFGKLYYELGFHNLYSSWWYLILIASLGVSLVIASLDRAVPLYRALKTQRVTRHEGYLKRQRLFGISKTDNVDGQYEVIKEKLKARKYNIREENGNVLAEKGRFSRWGPYVNHVGLIIFLIGGMLRFVPGMYVDKVLWIREGETKVIPETKGEYYLSNEAFTLEVYDKETDKEVFNDAIDRAGTVAKNYQSDVTLYRKQGETVTGETHDLEKVKNYSIKVNEPLKFESFALYQVDYKLNELNKMSFSLTNKESGETFGDLTVDLYDPKTEYKLNEGYSVEVVSYFPDFEFDENGDPTTKSRIPNNPAFVFKMFTPDKPDGEVSFVAIQQTIEPMGDNEYKLAFQGVETKDVSGLTVRKDLTLWILALGGAIFMIGVIQGAYWNHRRIWLRRFDGEVWVAGHTNKNWHGLKREIELALEDTGISVPEDQMENDKTDKLEKSEKEGQ, from the coding sequence ATGAAAGAAGTTAAATGCGAATGCGGGCATCTCAATCCGCATGGGACCATTCTTTGTGAATCCTGCGGAAAGGTGCTCGAGGAGCAGGCGAAAGACAAAAAGCTGATCGATATGAGATATGAAGGGACAGCGCGGCGCTCACAAACCTATAATAAGACATTTGTGGACAAAATCTGGAATTTCTTTTCCTCTGTCAAAGTCGGCGTGTGGATCATCGTACTCACCCTTATTGCATCGGCAATGGGGACAATCCTCCCGCAGGAAATGTATATCCCCCCGACCATGCCTGCTGCCGAATATTATGAAGACCAGTACGGATGGTTCGGGAAGCTGTATTATGAACTTGGCTTCCATAATCTCTACAGCTCATGGTGGTATTTAATCCTGATTGCTTCCCTCGGCGTTTCTTTGGTCATTGCCAGCCTTGACCGGGCAGTCCCTTTATACCGGGCTTTAAAGACCCAGCGTGTTACAAGGCATGAAGGCTATTTAAAGCGCCAGAGGCTTTTTGGGATTTCAAAGACTGATAATGTTGACGGGCAGTATGAAGTGATCAAGGAAAAGCTGAAGGCAAGAAAATACAATATCCGTGAAGAAAACGGCAATGTCCTTGCTGAAAAAGGCCGCTTCTCCCGCTGGGGCCCCTATGTCAACCATGTCGGCCTGATCATTTTCCTGATTGGAGGCATGCTCCGCTTTGTTCCCGGAATGTACGTGGATAAAGTGCTGTGGATCAGGGAGGGCGAAACGAAGGTAATCCCTGAAACAAAGGGAGAATATTATCTTTCCAATGAGGCATTCACTCTAGAAGTCTATGATAAAGAAACTGACAAAGAAGTCTTTAATGATGCGATTGACAGGGCAGGCACCGTCGCTAAGAATTATCAATCTGATGTGACCTTGTACCGGAAACAGGGTGAAACCGTTACCGGTGAAACCCATGACCTTGAAAAGGTAAAGAATTATAGCATCAAGGTTAATGAGCCGCTGAAGTTCGAGTCGTTTGCACTATATCAGGTAGATTATAAGCTGAACGAACTGAACAAAATGTCATTTTCCCTGACAAATAAAGAATCAGGGGAGACATTCGGCGATTTGACGGTTGATCTGTATGATCCCAAGACTGAATATAAGCTGAATGAAGGCTATTCAGTAGAAGTTGTCAGCTATTTCCCGGACTTTGAATTCGATGAAAATGGAGACCCGACAACCAAATCACGCATCCCGAATAATCCGGCATTTGTTTTCAAAATGTTTACACCGGATAAGCCGGACGGTGAAGTCAGCTTTGTGGCCATTCAGCAGACAATCGAGCCCATGGGGGACAATGAATATAAACTGGCCTTCCAGGGCGTCGAGACAAAGGATGTTTCAGGCCTGACAGTGCGCAAGGATCTGACTCTTTGGATACTGGCTCTCGGAGGGGCGATCTTCATGATCGGCGTCATCCAGGGCGCCTACTGGAACCACCGCCGTATCTGGCTGCGCCGCTTCGATGGTGAAGTGTGGGTTGCCGGCCATACAAATAAGAACTGGCATGGCCTGAAGAGGGAGATTGAGCTCGCCCTTGAAGATACAGGCATCAGCGTGCCTGAAGACCAGATGGAAAATGATAAAACTGATAAACTGGAAAAATCAGAAAAGGAGGGGCAATAA
- the resA gene encoding thiol-disulfide oxidoreductase ResA, with the protein MKKRRLVMRTVILLVLGAAVAYTLYASITKDDIRKVAVGEKAPDFALVDMDGEKHRLSDYEGQGVFLNFWGTWCKPCEKEMPYMNNQYKQFTDEGVQVLAVNVGESDFAVKKFAERYGLAFPIVNDKDGQVQNAYAIDPLPATFLINPEGEVVKIHTGQLTEDTIRTFMEQIQPK; encoded by the coding sequence ATGAAAAAACGGCGTCTCGTTATGAGAACAGTCATTTTGCTTGTTCTGGGTGCTGCCGTTGCATACACTCTATACGCAAGCATAACGAAAGATGATATCAGAAAAGTTGCAGTCGGGGAAAAAGCCCCTGATTTTGCTTTGGTGGACATGGATGGGGAAAAGCACAGGCTTTCAGATTATGAAGGACAGGGTGTTTTCCTGAACTTCTGGGGAACCTGGTGCAAGCCTTGTGAAAAGGAAATGCCTTATATGAATAACCAGTACAAACAGTTCACGGACGAGGGCGTCCAGGTGCTGGCTGTAAATGTAGGCGAATCTGATTTTGCCGTCAAGAAGTTTGCTGAAAGATATGGACTCGCATTCCCGATTGTCAATGACAAGGATGGTCAGGTGCAGAATGCTTACGCCATCGATCCCCTTCCCGCCACATTCCTGATCAATCCGGAGGGCGAAGTGGTGAAGATCCATACCGGCCAATTGACAGAAGATACGATCCGCACCTTCATGGAGCAGATCCAACCTAAGTAA
- a CDS encoding pseudouridine synthase, with amino-acid sequence MERLQKVIAHAGVASRRKAEQLIAEGHVKVNGKVVKELGLKVSSSDRVEVDGIPVEREEPVYILLYKPRGVISSVTDEKGRKVVTDLLPQIKERVYPVGRLDFDTSGLLLMTNDGEFANLLMHPKNEVEKVYVAKIKGIPAREKLKSLERGVRLEDGKTAPARVKVLSIDKQKNTAIVELVIHEGRNRQVRRMLEAIGHPVMKLKRERYGFLTLQGLSAGDARELTAHEVKQLRTLASSAGKKKNS; translated from the coding sequence ATGGAAAGGCTTCAAAAAGTGATTGCCCATGCAGGGGTTGCATCGAGACGAAAAGCGGAGCAGCTGATTGCAGAGGGACATGTAAAAGTAAATGGGAAAGTTGTAAAAGAACTTGGACTGAAAGTTTCTTCTTCAGACAGGGTGGAAGTGGACGGAATCCCGGTTGAAAGGGAAGAGCCTGTGTATATCCTTCTGTATAAGCCCAGAGGGGTTATTTCAAGTGTGACGGATGAAAAGGGAAGGAAGGTCGTAACTGATCTCCTGCCTCAGATCAAGGAGAGGGTCTACCCTGTCGGCAGGCTTGATTTCGACACTTCGGGCCTCCTGCTGATGACCAATGACGGAGAATTTGCCAATCTGCTCATGCATCCGAAAAACGAAGTGGAAAAGGTATATGTGGCGAAGATCAAAGGAATACCAGCCAGGGAAAAACTGAAAAGCCTTGAAAGGGGTGTCCGCCTGGAGGATGGCAAAACAGCTCCGGCAAGAGTCAAGGTGCTTTCAATTGACAAACAAAAGAATACAGCCATCGTTGAACTGGTCATCCATGAAGGAAGGAACCGCCAGGTCAGAAGGATGCTGGAGGCCATCGGGCACCCGGTCATGAAGCTCAAAAGGGAGCGATACGGCTTTCTTACTCTGCAGGGATTGAGCGCAGGTGATGCGAGGGAGCTTACAGCCCATGAGGTAAAACAGCTCAGGACTCTTGCGAGCAGTGCCGGCAAAAAGAAAAATTCATAG
- a CDS encoding spore maturation protein: MEIVSLISLWFIPVLIGFILLYGTYKKVPTYESFVDGGKEGIKIAVSIIPFLVGMLVAITVFRASGALEFMMGFIRPAMEAVGVPPEIAPLAIIRPISGTAALGMTSDLIAAHGPDSFIGRLASTLQGSTDTTFYVLTVYFGAVGIKKMGDALKVGLLADLVGFIAAIAVVMLVFG, from the coding sequence ATGGAAATTGTCTCTTTAATCTCATTATGGTTTATCCCGGTGCTGATTGGATTTATCCTGCTGTACGGTACTTATAAAAAAGTCCCTACATATGAGAGCTTTGTGGATGGCGGCAAGGAAGGAATCAAGATTGCTGTTTCCATCATCCCTTTTTTAGTCGGGATGCTGGTGGCCATTACTGTCTTCAGGGCTTCAGGGGCACTTGAATTCATGATGGGTTTTATCAGGCCGGCAATGGAAGCGGTCGGGGTCCCTCCCGAAATCGCCCCGCTCGCCATCATCAGGCCGATATCAGGCACTGCGGCCCTTGGCATGACAAGTGACCTGATTGCTGCCCATGGGCCGGATTCTTTTATCGGAAGGCTCGCCTCCACGCTCCAGGGAAGCACAGATACGACCTTTTATGTGCTGACAGTCTACTTTGGGGCTGTAGGCATTAAAAAAATGGGGGATGCGCTGAAGGTGGGCCTCCTGGCCGACCTTGTCGGCTTTATTGCAGCGATAGCAGTTGTCATGCTTGTATTCGGATAA
- a CDS encoding nucleoside recognition domain-containing protein, translated as MVNIIWVAMTVIGIVFAIFNGTMAEVNEAVFSGAKEAVTLCIGLISILVFWLGMMRIAEDAGLLKKLAFLFRPVVTRLFPDVPKDHPAMGYILSNMMANMFGLGNAATPLGIKAMEQLKALNGGKTEASRSMITFLAINTSSLTLIPTTVIAIRMNYHSASPTEIVGPTLIATFCSTLGAILIDRYFYYRRTRKG; from the coding sequence ATGGTTAATATTATTTGGGTTGCGATGACCGTGATCGGGATTGTTTTTGCCATTTTCAATGGCACAATGGCTGAAGTGAATGAAGCGGTCTTCAGCGGGGCGAAAGAAGCGGTCACCCTTTGCATCGGGCTCATCAGCATCCTTGTCTTCTGGCTGGGGATGATGAGGATTGCCGAAGACGCAGGACTGCTGAAAAAATTGGCTTTTCTTTTCAGGCCGGTAGTGACAAGGCTTTTTCCTGATGTTCCTAAGGACCACCCGGCAATGGGGTACATCTTATCGAATATGATGGCGAATATGTTCGGGCTGGGCAATGCGGCCACGCCACTTGGAATAAAGGCAATGGAGCAGCTTAAAGCGCTGAATGGCGGAAAAACCGAGGCGAGCAGGTCGATGATCACCTTCCTGGCCATCAATACCTCAAGCCTGACACTCATCCCGACAACGGTGATTGCCATCAGAATGAACTATCACTCTGCCTCTCCTACTGAAATTGTCGGGCCGACCTTGATTGCCACCTTTTGCTCAACACTCGGGGCAATCCTGATCGACAGGTACTTTTATTACAGACGAACCCGTAAAGGATGA
- a CDS encoding D-alanyl-D-alanine carboxypeptidase family protein, protein MNRLFRWMLLSCIAAVLAANLPAKVQAAYSASSGSAILMEQSTGRILYEKDAYTKKRIASITKIMTAILAIESGKLDTKAKVSEKAVRAEGSSIYLQPGEKILLEDLVYGLMLRSGNDSAVAIAEHVGGSLEGFVYLMNKKAEEIGMINTHFANPHGLDDHEEHYSTAYDMAVLTRYAMNNETYRKIAGTKMHRAPNPNESWDRVWKNKNRLLTEMYEYCTGGKTGYTKRAKRTLVTTASKDGLDLIAVTLNGPDDWNDHIGMYESGFKEYSLKKVVEQGGIRELEDTAYEKKAFLKTDYSYPASENEKDLFRVEYKMLKPSGSWKEDKDFPDVVGRAIVYFENKQVKSLPIYYEKEPQKEEKSFLDFFKSIFMTIAGVKTDG, encoded by the coding sequence ATGAACAGATTGTTTAGATGGATGCTATTATCCTGCATAGCAGCTGTCCTGGCAGCGAATCTGCCTGCAAAGGTACAAGCTGCCTATTCGGCCAGCTCAGGCAGCGCCATACTGATGGAGCAAAGCACCGGGAGGATCCTGTATGAGAAGGATGCTTATACGAAGAAAAGGATTGCAAGCATAACGAAGATTATGACAGCCATCCTTGCCATTGAATCCGGGAAGCTGGATACAAAGGCCAAGGTGAGTGAAAAGGCTGTACGGGCTGAAGGATCATCTATTTATCTGCAGCCGGGAGAAAAAATTCTATTGGAGGACCTGGTTTACGGACTTATGCTCAGGTCGGGGAATGACTCGGCGGTGGCAATTGCCGAACATGTCGGGGGAAGCCTTGAAGGGTTTGTATACTTAATGAACAAAAAAGCTGAAGAAATCGGCATGATAAATACCCATTTTGCCAATCCGCACGGGCTCGATGACCATGAGGAACACTATTCTACCGCGTATGATATGGCAGTCCTGACCAGATATGCCATGAACAATGAAACATACAGGAAAATAGCAGGGACGAAAATGCATCGGGCGCCGAACCCGAATGAAAGCTGGGACAGAGTCTGGAAAAATAAGAACCGCCTCCTCACCGAAATGTATGAATATTGCACAGGGGGAAAAACAGGTTATACAAAACGTGCCAAAAGGACGCTGGTTACCACTGCCTCAAAGGATGGTCTGGACCTGATTGCGGTTACGCTGAATGGCCCGGATGACTGGAACGACCATATCGGCATGTATGAGAGCGGGTTCAAGGAATATTCGCTCAAAAAAGTTGTTGAACAAGGCGGGATCAGGGAGCTGGAGGATACTGCCTATGAAAAAAAAGCCTTTTTGAAGACAGACTACAGCTATCCTGCCTCTGAAAATGAAAAAGACCTTTTCCGTGTCGAATATAAGATGCTGAAGCCTTCGGGAAGCTGGAAGGAAGATAAGGATTTTCCCGATGTGGTCGGAAGGGCCATTGTTTACTTTGAGAACAAGCAAGTGAAAAGTCTGCCGATTTACTATGAAAAAGAGCCCCAGAAAGAAGAAAAATCTTTTTTGGATTTCTTTAAGAGCATCTTTATGACAATTGCTGGAGTTAAAACAGATGGTTAA
- a CDS encoding superoxide dismutase has translation MSKFHDYIKDVFNWNEEMKRFLESEDVEKDAELWVKLDKFSGVIEKLDGQLDIEELNALQSRVDELHNDVEQYFSRRQPVGHIYINEPFIPAGGHSLPPLPYGYDSLEPYIAEEIMRLHHTKHHQSYVDGLNRAEEMLKKARQDGDFKLVKHWSRELAFHGSGHYLHTIFWNNMSPSGGGKPSGALLGEIEKYFGSFEQFKKHFSEAAKQVEGVGWAILVWSPRSRHLEILQSERHMLLTQWDTIPILALDVWEHAYYLQYKNNRADYVNNWWNIVNWKDAEERFQKASQLKWKPF, from the coding sequence ATGAGCAAGTTTCACGATTATATCAAGGATGTATTCAATTGGAATGAGGAAATGAAGAGATTCCTGGAATCGGAGGATGTGGAGAAAGACGCAGAACTATGGGTAAAACTGGATAAATTCTCGGGAGTGATTGAAAAGCTTGACGGCCAGCTTGATATAGAGGAGCTGAATGCGCTCCAGTCCCGTGTAGATGAACTTCATAACGATGTTGAACAGTATTTTTCCAGAAGGCAGCCGGTCGGCCATATTTACATCAATGAACCTTTTATTCCGGCAGGCGGCCATTCCCTTCCGCCGCTGCCATATGGCTATGACAGCCTAGAACCATATATAGCAGAAGAAATCATGAGGCTTCATCACACGAAGCACCATCAGTCTTATGTTGATGGACTGAACCGTGCTGAGGAAATGCTTAAAAAGGCACGGCAAGATGGCGATTTTAAACTTGTTAAGCATTGGTCGAGAGAGCTGGCATTCCATGGCTCCGGCCATTACCTCCATACTATTTTTTGGAATAATATGAGCCCCTCTGGGGGAGGGAAGCCATCTGGTGCCCTGCTGGGAGAGATAGAAAAGTATTTTGGAAGCTTTGAACAGTTCAAGAAGCATTTTTCTGAAGCTGCCAAACAGGTGGAAGGCGTCGGCTGGGCAATCCTTGTCTGGTCACCGCGTTCAAGGCATCTTGAAATCCTTCAATCGGAAAGGCATATGCTGCTTACCCAGTGGGATACGATCCCGATTCTTGCCCTTGATGTCTGGGAGCATGCCTACTATCTGCAGTATAAAAATAACCGCGCCGATTATGTGAATAACTGGTGGAATATTGTGAACTGGAAAGATGCAGAGGAACGCTTCCAAAAAGCAAGCCAGCTGAAATGGAAGCCTTTTTAG
- a CDS encoding YpuI family protein, with protein MANTIVKSQTEEVKKFLGNTVSELEAYLNETTLSGLIKEKDGDRNYYKMVLGNLRKLLVFCEEGLDACSVLLKNEPFPKPAAEKTLYRIYHQCIDEFFSPKNDAWFENSRSAYTGKNSIKFQGGVPESMKGIFDSLESEFQRIREELEYYETDYRTKMIQSK; from the coding sequence ATGGCGAACACAATCGTTAAATCGCAGACAGAAGAAGTGAAAAAATTCCTGGGAAATACTGTTTCAGAATTGGAAGCATATTTAAATGAAACAACACTATCCGGCCTCATAAAGGAAAAGGACGGAGACCGGAATTATTATAAAATGGTTTTGGGAAATCTGAGAAAGTTGCTTGTTTTCTGTGAGGAAGGCCTTGATGCCTGCAGTGTACTGCTGAAAAATGAGCCTTTCCCAAAGCCTGCGGCCGAAAAGACGCTTTACCGTATTTATCATCAGTGCATTGACGAATTCTTCTCGCCGAAAAATGATGCATGGTTCGAAAACAGCCGTTCCGCTTATACCGGGAAAAACTCCATTAAGTTTCAGGGAGGGGTCCCTGAAAGCATGAAGGGAATCTTTGACAGCCTGGAGAGTGAGTTCCAAAGGATCCGGGAAGAGCTTGAATATTATGAAACAGATTACCGGACAAAAATGATTCAATCCAAATAG
- the scpB gene encoding SMC-Scp complex subunit ScpB, with translation MDIVNWKGITESLLFAAGDEGLSLKQIAEVLEMDESQAETILQELIQSCEDDYTRGITVAQFAGTYQLVTKKENSDYLKKLVETPGTGSLSQAALETLAIIAYKQPITRVEIEEIRGVKTERPLHTLAAKALIKEAGRAEGAGRAYLYATTKEFLDYFGLKSIDELPPLTENDEDEYAGDEADLFFEKFQETLDN, from the coding sequence TTGGACATCGTAAATTGGAAAGGGATAACAGAGAGCCTGCTCTTTGCAGCAGGAGATGAAGGATTATCCTTGAAGCAGATCGCTGAGGTGCTTGAGATGGACGAAAGCCAGGCGGAAACCATTTTGCAGGAGCTTATCCAGTCCTGCGAGGATGACTACACGAGAGGCATTACAGTGGCCCAATTTGCCGGCACCTATCAGCTGGTCACAAAGAAGGAGAACTCAGATTATCTTAAGAAATTGGTGGAGACCCCCGGGACAGGCTCCCTGTCACAGGCAGCATTGGAAACCCTTGCCATCATCGCATACAAACAGCCGATCACAAGGGTGGAAATAGAAGAAATCAGAGGTGTAAAAACAGAGAGGCCGCTTCATACATTGGCCGCCAAAGCTTTGATAAAAGAAGCCGGAAGGGCAGAAGGGGCGGGCAGGGCCTATTTATATGCCACTACAAAGGAATTTCTTGATTACTTTGGTTTAAAAAGTATAGACGAGCTTCCTCCGTTGACAGAAAATGATGAGGATGAATATGCAGGGGATGAGGCAGATTTATTTTTCGAAAAGTTTCAGGAAACCTTAGATAATTGA
- a CDS encoding segregation/condensation protein A: protein MQYNVKIDAFEGPLDLLLHLINRLEIDIYDIPVAEITEQYLIYIHTMKELELDVASEFLVMAATLLAIKSKMLLPKHEEEQLDEFDMEEGEEDPRDELVERLVEYKKYKEAAAELKTKEQERGLMFTKPPSDLSDYAKDVQPEKADLNVSLYDVLGAFQKLMRRKKLQKPVTAKVARQEIPIEKRMDEILDQLQRARVKTSFYDLFPSDEKEHLVVSFLAVLELMKRKQIELNQEHNFAEIFVSAKEDQ, encoded by the coding sequence ATGCAGTATAATGTGAAGATTGACGCGTTTGAAGGGCCTCTTGACCTGCTTCTTCATTTAATTAATCGCCTTGAAATAGATATTTACGATATTCCTGTAGCAGAGATTACTGAACAGTATCTTATTTATATACATACAATGAAAGAGCTCGAACTTGACGTTGCGAGTGAATTTCTTGTCATGGCGGCGACCCTGCTTGCCATTAAAAGCAAAATGCTCCTTCCAAAGCATGAGGAAGAGCAGCTGGATGAGTTTGATATGGAGGAAGGGGAAGAAGACCCCCGTGATGAGCTTGTTGAAAGACTTGTAGAATATAAGAAGTATAAAGAAGCTGCAGCTGAGCTCAAAACGAAAGAGCAGGAGCGCGGGCTGATGTTTACAAAACCTCCAAGCGATTTATCGGATTATGCAAAAGACGTGCAGCCTGAAAAGGCAGACTTGAATGTGTCGCTGTATGACGTGCTTGGGGCATTCCAGAAGCTGATGCGGAGAAAGAAGCTCCAAAAGCCGGTCACCGCAAAGGTGGCAAGGCAGGAAATACCTATTGAGAAGCGGATGGATGAAATCCTTGATCAGCTTCAGCGGGCAAGGGTGAAGACAAGCTTTTACGATTTGTTTCCTTCCGATGAAAAGGAACATCTTGTCGTCAGTTTCCTCGCAGTGCTGGAACTGATGAAGAGGAAACAAATCGAGCTGAACCAGGAACATAATTTTGCAGAGATTTTTGTATCTGCAAAGGAGGATCAATAA
- a CDS encoding YjcZ family sporulation protein: MSDAGAGYGYGGGFALIVVLFILLIIVGASWCF, from the coding sequence ATGTCAGATGCAGGTGCAGGTTACGGTTACGGAGGCGGCTTCGCCCTAATAGTGGTATTGTTCATTCTGCTGATCATTGTGGGAGCATCATGGTGCTTCTAA
- a CDS encoding DUF309 domain-containing protein, giving the protein MYPEEYIQYLVHFHADRDYFECHEVLEEYWKEADPRNKDSVWVGLILFAVSAYHHRRGNFKGAERTLRKSRSILDKVPLQLKELGISAREFTLLISGRLEGIAKGEPYSSPFIPLADHELASLCIRTAESLGLVWGSPSDLSDRMLIHRHSMRDRTDVILERKAAWDARNDTE; this is encoded by the coding sequence ATGTATCCTGAAGAATATATACAGTATCTTGTCCATTTCCATGCAGACCGAGATTATTTCGAATGCCATGAAGTGCTTGAAGAATACTGGAAAGAAGCAGACCCGCGGAATAAGGACTCTGTTTGGGTAGGGCTCATTCTGTTCGCAGTTTCCGCCTATCATCATCGCCGCGGCAACTTCAAAGGCGCTGAACGGACGCTGCGGAAATCCCGATCTATTTTGGACAAGGTCCCCCTCCAGCTGAAGGAGCTTGGAATCAGCGCCCGGGAATTCACGCTGCTGATCAGCGGCAGATTGGAGGGAATTGCAAAAGGAGAACCTTACTCGAGTCCCTTCATTCCACTGGCTGATCATGAGCTTGCCAGCCTATGCATAAGAACGGCAGAATCCCTTGGCCTTGTCTGGGGGAGCCCAAGCGATCTTTCTGACAGAATGCTCATTCACCGGCATTCGATGAGAGACCGGACTGATGTCATCCTTGAGCGGAAAGCTGCATGGGACGCCCGCAATGATACCGAATAA
- a CDS encoding GNAT family N-acetyltransferase, with the protein MLIRYKKTFEKIAMGLLSFMPNEKDLKRLQQTMKQYESDDGWQLFLWKQDDITGLIGVSFMDGPAMEIQHISVSPSHRQQGIGKAMVKALRDLYPDRKLVSNENTEPFVDKCTDEEC; encoded by the coding sequence ATGCTAATTCGATATAAAAAGACATTCGAAAAGATTGCCATGGGCTTATTATCATTTATGCCAAATGAAAAGGATCTGAAAAGGCTGCAGCAGACCATGAAGCAGTATGAGTCGGACGACGGCTGGCAGCTGTTCCTATGGAAGCAGGATGATATAACAGGGCTGATCGGGGTTTCTTTCATGGACGGCCCTGCAATGGAAATACAGCATATTTCCGTAAGTCCTTCACATCGCCAGCAGGGCATCGGAAAAGCAATGGTCAAGGCTTTGAGGGATCTGTACCCTGACAGGAAGCTCGTCAGCAATGAAAATACAGAACCGTTTGTAGACAAGTGCACGGATGAAGAATGCTGA
- a CDS encoding DUF1002 domain-containing protein, translating to MLKRCKNIMLLALALMLILPAGASADMAEGDMIVTLGENLSEEQKNVLLAEMEAPKDAMTITVSNEEEHQYLGSYISKALIGTRAISSSATTIAKSGSGLEVETKNINWVTDEMYINALITAGVKDAEIYITAPSPVSGTAALTGIIKAYEISADETIPEEVKQAANEEMVETAKLGDSVGNENAAALIAKIKEEISKNKPATDEELQNIIENAAKDLGITLTDKEMQSLIDLFNKLKDLNIDWNQVGDQLDKAKDKITKYLESEEGQGFLDSLKRFFSSAIDAVKAFFS from the coding sequence ATGCTTAAACGATGCAAAAATATAATGCTGCTTGCCCTTGCTCTGATGCTGATTCTGCCAGCGGGAGCTTCAGCAGACATGGCCGAAGGAGATATGATCGTCACCCTTGGCGAAAACCTTTCCGAAGAACAGAAAAACGTCCTGCTTGCAGAGATGGAAGCGCCAAAGGACGCCATGACCATCACTGTCTCAAATGAAGAGGAACATCAATATCTGGGCAGCTATATCAGCAAAGCACTCATCGGCACAAGAGCCATTTCTTCTTCAGCGACAACGATCGCGAAATCCGGATCAGGACTTGAAGTTGAAACGAAGAACATCAACTGGGTAACAGACGAAATGTATATCAATGCTCTGATAACTGCTGGTGTAAAAGATGCTGAAATATATATAACCGCACCATCGCCTGTATCCGGGACAGCCGCCCTGACCGGAATTATAAAAGCATATGAGATCTCAGCAGATGAGACGATACCTGAAGAAGTCAAGCAGGCAGCAAATGAAGAAATGGTAGAAACGGCCAAGCTTGGCGATTCGGTCGGGAATGAGAATGCCGCTGCTCTAATAGCAAAAATCAAAGAAGAAATCAGCAAAAATAAACCTGCCACCGACGAAGAGCTCCAGAACATCATCGAAAACGCGGCAAAGGACCTTGGCATCACCCTGACAGATAAAGAAATGCAAAGCCTGATCGACCTGTTCAACAAACTGAAGGATCTGAACATTGACTGGAATCAGGTCGGAGATCAGCTTGATAAAGCAAAGGACAAAATCACCAAGTATCTTGAAAGTGAAGAAGGCCAGGGCTTCCTGGACAGCCTGAAACGCTTTTTCTCAAGTGCCATCGATGCTGTTAAAGCATTCTTCTCATAG